The sequence tttctcttcaaaaactaaaaaataaatagagaatGGTAAGAAAATATATACCGGGGAGGTCAGATTTAAGGACATATGCTTGATCGGTTTCAGACCAGTCGACTCTACACTGTCCTAAGCTCCTGAGGCTCCCCAGCAAAACATCCGCCTCGAATTCCCATAAAGGAAACGCATCTGACGGATCAAAGTACTTTCCGAACAAAAACGGGCTGAAAATAGATCCCTCGCTGAACACAACCTTCTCCGAGCCTCCTCCGCTGCTCAAGAACCTCCGGAAAACGTCCTCGCCAAGCGGTACGCTCCACTTTCCCGGCGTCTTGTCGTCGGTGTTGATCTCTAATTTGAGGCTTCCACTACTCCTCGCCATGAGAGAAATCAAGAGAAAG comes from Brassica rapa cultivar Chiifu-401-42 chromosome A02, CAAS_Brap_v3.01, whole genome shotgun sequence and encodes:
- the LOC103851948 gene encoding 21.7 kDa class VI heat shock protein; this translates as MARSSGSLKLEINTDDKTPGKWSVPLGEDVFRRFLSSGGGSEKVVFSEGSIFSPFLFGKYFDPSDAFPLWEFEADVLLGSLRSLGQCRVDWSETDQAYVLKSDLPVVGKNNVQVYVDVNGKVMEISGQWKTAANGDWRSGRWWEYGYVRRLELPGDADLKNSEAFISNKDGYSFLEIKIPKNKF